A region of Methanocorpusculum labreanum Z DNA encodes the following proteins:
- the ilvD gene encoding dihydroxy-acid dehydratase, producing MRSDDVKSGYTRAPNRALIRSLGISDQEMKKPFVGIANSWNTIVPGHTHLRMVAERVREGVAAGGGVAFEFNTIGICDGIAMGHEGMRYSLASRENIADSVELMIQAHRFDALVCICTCDKIVPGMLMAAARCNIPAIVVTGGNMLPGHHKGCELSLTDIFEGVGKVAARKMSEEELHELEAAAMPGCGSCQGLYTANTMACMTEAMGMSLPGCAAIPAVDAAKLRIAYESGVRIVEMIKEDVKPRDIITKNSLKNAIAVDMALGGSTNTVLHLMAIAQEADVSLSLDDFTQMGATVPHICSMQPGGPHSMQTLYHSGGIPAVFKQIRPHLDDCMTVSGKTVFSIADGVKYVDENVIHSLENAVHKAGGLKILKGSLAPNGSVIKSAAVIDAMWKHQGPARVFDGENEAMDAILTGKIVEGDVIVIRYEGPKGGPGMPEMLSPTSALMGLGYTHVALVTDGRFSGGTRGPCIGHVAPEAKAGGPIGLVREGDIIKIDLYEQTLDLLVDEAELAERRKTWVPKERELKGVLARYARYAGQADKGAVPE from the coding sequence ATGCGCAGCGATGATGTGAAATCAGGATACACCAGAGCACCCAACAGGGCTCTTATACGCTCACTCGGGATTTCTGATCAAGAGATGAAAAAACCCTTTGTCGGGATCGCAAACTCCTGGAACACGATAGTTCCGGGACACACGCATCTCAGAATGGTTGCCGAACGCGTAAGAGAGGGAGTTGCGGCAGGCGGGGGTGTTGCTTTTGAGTTCAACACGATAGGAATTTGCGACGGTATCGCGATGGGACATGAAGGGATGCGGTACTCGCTAGCCTCACGGGAAAACATCGCGGATTCAGTTGAACTCATGATCCAGGCCCACCGGTTCGATGCTCTTGTCTGTATCTGCACTTGTGATAAGATCGTTCCCGGCATGCTTATGGCGGCGGCACGATGTAATATTCCGGCGATCGTCGTCACCGGCGGGAACATGCTCCCCGGACATCACAAAGGTTGCGAACTTTCCCTGACCGATATTTTCGAGGGGGTCGGCAAGGTGGCTGCCCGCAAAATGAGCGAGGAGGAACTTCATGAACTGGAAGCCGCGGCAATGCCTGGGTGCGGCAGTTGTCAGGGATTATATACGGCAAATACGATGGCCTGCATGACCGAAGCGATGGGAATGTCCCTTCCCGGCTGTGCGGCGATTCCCGCAGTGGATGCGGCCAAACTCCGGATCGCCTATGAAAGCGGTGTCAGAATCGTTGAGATGATCAAAGAGGATGTCAAACCCCGTGACATCATCACGAAAAATTCGCTGAAAAACGCCATCGCCGTAGATATGGCGCTTGGCGGTTCAACGAACACGGTCCTTCACTTAATGGCGATCGCTCAGGAAGCGGATGTCTCGCTGAGCCTTGATGATTTTACCCAGATGGGAGCAACCGTTCCGCACATCTGTTCGATGCAGCCCGGAGGACCACACTCAATGCAGACGTTATATCACTCAGGGGGGATCCCCGCGGTCTTCAAACAGATCAGACCGCATCTTGACGACTGTATGACGGTTTCGGGAAAAACAGTGTTTTCGATCGCAGACGGCGTGAAATACGTGGATGAAAATGTGATCCACAGTCTGGAAAATGCCGTTCACAAAGCAGGCGGGCTGAAGATCCTGAAAGGCTCGCTTGCGCCGAACGGGTCGGTGATCAAATCGGCAGCAGTAATCGATGCGATGTGGAAGCATCAGGGACCCGCACGGGTTTTTGACGGAGAGAACGAGGCGATGGACGCGATTCTTACCGGAAAGATCGTCGAAGGCGACGTGATCGTTATCCGGTATGAGGGACCGAAAGGAGGACCGGGCATGCCGGAGATGCTTTCCCCGACCTCGGCACTGATGGGTCTTGGCTATACGCATGTAGCTCTTGTGACGGACGGACGTTTTTCCGGCGGAACTCGTGGTCCGTGTATAGGTCATGTTGCTCCGGAAGCAAAGGCAGGAGGACCGATCGGCCTTGTTCGTGAGGGAGACATCATCAAGATCGATCTCTATGAACAAACACTGGATCTTCTCGTTGACGAGGCGGAACTTGCAGAGAGAAGAAAGACGTGGGTGCCCAAAGAAAGAGAGTTAAAGGGCGTGCTTGCACGATATGCACGATACGCTGGTCAGGCCGATAAGGGCGCCGTGCCTGAATAA
- a CDS encoding GNAT family N-acetyltransferase, with product MAESISAQVRFCPVQESELGRINELCNIPEIAEHFESIPPVSMEATMALWSYIQSGIVSLWCMHYKDRIIGGAGFYSQPPGTRLSHSATFFLYIEPAYWGMSIGTKAIMHLEDEAKKRGFIRMECLVADTNPRAVCLYERLGYELEGTKKMAFYLDGKYTDLKFLGKIFWDNLNEEGLHHR from the coding sequence ATGGCTGAAAGTATCTCCGCACAGGTTCGGTTTTGCCCGGTCCAGGAGTCGGAACTTGGGCGGATCAATGAGTTATGCAATATCCCCGAGATTGCAGAGCATTTCGAATCCATCCCGCCGGTTTCGATGGAGGCAACAATGGCATTATGGTCTTACATCCAGTCAGGAATCGTTTCTCTCTGGTGCATGCATTACAAAGATCGGATAATCGGCGGTGCCGGCTTTTATTCCCAGCCGCCCGGAACCCGGCTATCCCACAGCGCGACATTTTTTCTGTATATCGAACCGGCGTACTGGGGGATGAGTATCGGTACAAAAGCGATAATGCATCTTGAAGATGAAGCCAAAAAACGCGGATTTATCCGGATGGAATGTCTGGTCGCCGACACGAATCCGCGTGCCGTCTGTCTGTATGAACGGCTGGGATACGAACTGGAAGGAACCAAAAAAATGGCGTTTTATCTTGACGGAAAATACACCGATCTAAAATTTCTCGGAAAGATCTTCTGGGACAATCTGAACGAAGAGGGGCTGCACCACAGATAA
- a CDS encoding malate dehydrogenase translates to MTIVACLGVGRIGGEVAYVSALRKFADELVLFDISEPLQHAQKLDIIHGMDIPVSTNPADLKDADYCIFSAGYSRSPNIKTRADLFDKNLPIAKESSELLKGFSGKLIVVTNPMDVFTWYFAKKSCLDESQVVGFGGLLDSRRFTVVLRSIGIEAEGQVLGEHGEHQVPLFSSLDIDIPIPVREEILTGLRGSSMPVIKGKAGTVFGPAYHIASMLEKIEKGERIICSLPANGAYGIEGCSLGLPAVVTRSGAKIDESLKFDPWEMEKLHEAADFLQGLCRRV, encoded by the coding sequence ATGACTATAGTTGCATGCCTTGGAGTGGGCAGAATCGGCGGAGAAGTTGCATACGTTTCTGCCCTCAGAAAATTTGCCGACGAACTCGTCCTTTTCGATATCAGCGAACCCCTGCAGCATGCCCAAAAACTCGATATAATTCACGGGATGGATATTCCCGTGTCCACAAACCCTGCCGATCTCAAAGACGCCGATTACTGTATATTTTCTGCCGGCTACTCGCGGTCCCCCAACATAAAAACGCGTGCCGATCTTTTTGATAAAAATCTCCCGATCGCAAAGGAATCTTCGGAACTTCTGAAAGGATTCTCCGGCAAACTCATCGTCGTTACAAATCCTATGGATGTTTTTACCTGGTACTTTGCCAAAAAAAGCTGCCTTGACGAAAGTCAGGTCGTCGGGTTCGGCGGTCTTCTCGACAGCAGAAGATTCACCGTGGTGCTTCGCTCAATAGGAATCGAAGCAGAGGGCCAGGTCCTCGGCGAACACGGCGAACACCAGGTCCCGCTCTTTTCCAGTCTGGACATCGACATTCCTATCCCGGTAAGAGAAGAGATCCTAACCGGTCTTCGCGGCTCTTCGATGCCGGTCATCAAAGGAAAAGCAGGTACGGTTTTTGGCCCGGCATATCACATCGCCTCCATGCTGGAAAAAATCGAAAAGGGAGAAAGAATCATCTGTTCTCTTCCGGCAAACGGTGCTTACGGGATAGAAGGCTGTTCACTTGGACTGCCGGCTGTCGTGACGCGTTCCGGCGCAAAGATCGATGAAAGTCTAAAATTCGACCCTTGGGAAATGGAAAAACTTCATGAGGCTGCGGATTTCCTACAGGGACTTTGCAGGAGAGTATAG
- a CDS encoding DNA-directed DNA polymerase, protein MEIAINQAEYSNAPGGPVVHIFGREADGTPHQLKVTGFRPYFWVRESEADKPHTEKIDVTQDRGVSIKGEPLRRIYTEKPGDVRNIRDNYHHFEADIPFATRFLIDTGLTGGVRAPLDECSFTELSPAEVISRPRVCMCDIECDDRNGFPEPERDPIICITCHDSFDDQYTTFVLNGKTKGGYGSAEPLASGCFSKCHTIISYDTERDLFAGFIDYIKEKDPDILSGWNFIDFDAEYILKRAETLGFRSEVFARMPGMTERNAMRGRVIFDLLAAYKKMQGSQKESYRLDAVAEDELGETKVRYIGTLGDLWDNDPLKMVEYNFKDVELCVGINRKNNIIEFYQEVARYVGCPLDKTLNSSNVIDIYILRKAFGKFILPSKGNASGEEFEGATVFDPSKGVRENVIVLDLKSLYPMAMMTLNASPETKSPDGEIHAPNGIRFRKSPDGLTRSIISELMAERDERKKLRNSFPFGSDEYTLYDMQQNVLKVIMNTYYGVSGFSRFRLYDRDIGAAVTSVGRAIIQHTKLVITKRGYDVIYGDTDSCFVQIPFTSLEDTMKIAREIEEELNASYLSFARETLGADMNFFSIKFEKIYRRFFQGGAKKRYAGHLIWKEGQDVDKIDITGFEMKRSDSAQITREVQERVLEMILKGNGKEDIKQYLPEVLTMYRAGKCPLEKAGIPSGINKSLADYAHLDAHGRGAIYSNTYLGTDFKRGSKPKRLYIKRTYMPEKYPDTDVLCFEYPDQVPEGAFEIDWETMLEKTIQAPLNRIFDALGWDWDEFDPTKSRKTTLDMFF, encoded by the coding sequence ATGGAAATTGCCATCAATCAGGCAGAATACTCAAATGCTCCCGGAGGTCCGGTTGTTCACATCTTTGGAAGAGAAGCGGACGGGACCCCTCATCAGCTGAAAGTCACCGGATTTCGTCCCTACTTCTGGGTTCGTGAAAGCGAAGCAGACAAACCCCACACGGAAAAAATTGACGTTACGCAGGATCGCGGGGTCTCCATCAAAGGCGAACCTCTTCGCCGGATATATACGGAAAAACCCGGCGACGTCAGAAATATCAGGGACAACTACCACCATTTCGAAGCCGACATCCCGTTCGCCACCAGGTTTCTCATCGACACCGGCCTTACCGGCGGTGTCCGTGCTCCGTTGGACGAGTGTTCTTTTACCGAACTCTCACCGGCAGAGGTAATATCCAGACCGCGGGTCTGTATGTGCGATATTGAGTGTGATGACAGAAACGGATTTCCCGAACCGGAACGCGATCCGATCATCTGTATAACCTGTCACGATTCGTTCGACGATCAGTATACAACGTTTGTTTTGAATGGAAAAACCAAAGGCGGATACGGCAGCGCCGAACCTCTTGCAAGCGGATGTTTTTCCAAGTGTCATACAATCATTTCCTATGACACCGAACGCGATCTTTTCGCAGGCTTCATCGATTACATCAAGGAGAAAGATCCCGATATTCTCTCCGGCTGGAACTTCATCGACTTCGATGCCGAGTACATCCTCAAGCGTGCCGAAACCCTAGGTTTCCGTTCCGAAGTCTTTGCCCGGATGCCCGGAATGACCGAGCGAAATGCGATGAGGGGACGTGTCATCTTCGATCTTCTCGCAGCATACAAGAAGATGCAGGGAAGTCAGAAGGAGTCGTATCGTCTCGACGCCGTCGCCGAAGATGAACTCGGCGAGACCAAAGTCCGGTACATTGGAACTCTTGGCGATCTCTGGGATAACGACCCCCTGAAGATGGTAGAGTACAACTTCAAGGATGTCGAGTTGTGCGTTGGGATCAACAGGAAGAACAACATCATCGAGTTCTATCAGGAAGTTGCCAGATATGTGGGCTGTCCTCTGGATAAAACGCTGAACTCTTCGAACGTCATCGACATCTATATTCTCAGAAAAGCGTTCGGCAAATTTATCCTGCCGTCCAAAGGAAACGCCTCGGGCGAGGAGTTCGAAGGAGCGACCGTTTTTGATCCAAGTAAAGGTGTTCGGGAGAACGTCATCGTTTTGGATCTGAAATCGCTCTATCCAATGGCTATGATGACGTTGAACGCTTCTCCGGAGACGAAATCCCCCGATGGCGAGATCCATGCCCCAAACGGGATACGGTTCAGAAAATCTCCGGACGGTCTGACCCGTTCGATCATCAGCGAGTTGATGGCAGAACGCGACGAACGGAAAAAACTCAGAAACAGTTTTCCGTTCGGATCTGATGAGTACACTCTGTACGATATGCAGCAGAACGTGCTGAAAGTGATCATGAACACGTATTACGGAGTCTCGGGTTTCTCCAGATTCCGGTTGTATGACCGGGACATCGGAGCGGCCGTGACTTCCGTAGGCCGTGCGATCATTCAGCACACGAAACTCGTTATAACCAAGCGCGGGTATGACGTGATTTACGGCGATACGGATTCATGTTTTGTGCAGATACCGTTCACGTCTCTTGAAGATACGATGAAAATCGCCCGAGAGATCGAGGAGGAACTCAACGCAAGCTACCTGTCATTTGCACGGGAGACTCTCGGCGCGGATATGAACTTCTTCTCGATCAAGTTCGAGAAGATCTACCGGAGATTTTTCCAGGGTGGTGCAAAGAAGCGGTATGCAGGACATCTGATCTGGAAAGAGGGACAGGATGTCGATAAAATTGATATAACCGGGTTTGAGATGAAGAGATCCGATTCGGCACAAATCACTCGCGAAGTACAGGAGCGTGTTCTGGAGATGATCCTGAAAGGAAACGGCAAAGAAGACATAAAACAGTATCTGCCTGAGGTTCTGACGATGTACCGCGCGGGAAAATGTCCGCTTGAAAAGGCCGGCATCCCAAGCGGGATAAATAAATCTCTTGCCGATTACGCTCATCTAGACGCGCACGGACGTGGGGCCATCTACTCGAATACCTATCTTGGAACCGACTTCAAACGCGGCAGCAAGCCCAAGCGGCTTTACATCAAACGGACATATATGCCTGAAAAGTATCCAGATACGGATGTACTCTGCTTTGAGTATCCCGATCAGGTTCCAGAAGGAGCGTTCGAGATCGACTGGGAAACGATGCTTGAAAAAACGATCCAGGCACCGCTGAACCGGATCTTCGACGCGCTCGGGTGGGACTGGGATGAGTTTGACCCGACCAAGTCACGAAAAACGACGCTGGATATGTTCTTCTAA
- a CDS encoding DNA polymerase subunit beta: protein MKPIRLRDFVMTEDGCLYAVSGYENDSRAECVLRYVPTQDGDRTAPSGIRYKKYDFADAFAWVKEHKPEYLDLVHRVPLSDIVRVLKPEEEAANIAARNPRVARLFSHFDLPPMTFGCTGSLLAGLENSASDIDMVVYGSAWFLAREQLMAAVKAGKIPEMSEEMWQKVYRKRVPDISFDDFVLHESRKFNRGEFEGTYFDLLYSRGYDNIRSVPPITLGEKTGVMTIEAKVTDASLAFDSPGIYKVDHEEIDMVLSFTHTYCGQCFTGETLEAKGVVEEHGDQTWLIVGTTREAHGEYIVSRTLLDQ, encoded by the coding sequence ATGAAACCGATTCGTTTACGTGATTTTGTTATGACCGAAGACGGCTGTCTTTACGCCGTTTCGGGGTATGAAAACGATTCCCGCGCCGAATGCGTGCTGCGCTATGTCCCGACACAGGACGGGGACAGAACAGCGCCGTCCGGGATCCGATATAAAAAATACGATTTTGCCGACGCCTTTGCCTGGGTCAAAGAACACAAACCCGAATACCTTGATCTGGTACACCGTGTTCCCCTCTCAGACATCGTGCGTGTGTTGAAGCCCGAAGAAGAAGCGGCAAACATTGCTGCGAGAAACCCCAGAGTCGCCCGGCTTTTTTCCCACTTTGATCTGCCCCCAATGACCTTTGGATGCACGGGATCCCTGCTTGCGGGTCTGGAAAATTCCGCGTCCGACATCGACATGGTCGTCTACGGCTCGGCCTGGTTTTTGGCACGCGAGCAGCTGATGGCCGCGGTGAAGGCGGGAAAGATCCCGGAGATGAGCGAAGAGATGTGGCAGAAAGTTTACCGGAAGCGGGTCCCCGACATCAGTTTCGACGACTTCGTTCTGCACGAGAGCCGGAAGTTCAACCGCGGCGAGTTCGAAGGGACCTACTTCGATCTGCTCTACTCAAGAGGATACGACAATATCAGATCCGTTCCGCCGATCACGCTCGGCGAAAAAACGGGCGTGATGACGATCGAAGCAAAAGTCACCGATGCAAGTCTGGCATTCGATTCGCCCGGGATCTATAAAGTCGACCACGAAGAGATCGACATGGTCTTATCTTTCACGCACACCTACTGCGGCCAGTGTTTCACGGGAGAAACGCTGGAAGCAAAGGGCGTCGTCGAGGAGCACGGGGATCAGACCTGGCTTATCGTCGGAACGACCCGCGAAGCCCACGGCGAGTACATCGTCTCGAGAACTCTGCTCGATCAGTAA
- a CDS encoding EFR1 family ferrodoxin (N-terminal region resembles flavodoxins. C-terminal ferrodoxin region binds two 4Fe-4S clusters.), which translates to MKIFYFTGTGNSLYVAKRFEGELYSIPKVLRSNELRYKDEKIGIIFPCYGLAAPKIVREFVEKVTLESPYIFAILTYGNMISNGVGWFANYAKKHGISINYANSLLMVDNYLPIFDVEEQKKKQKNIEENLSVLLKDISESKEYINKGSVLDAILTSGFQQVTKILPEYNSPKKFSINDDCSNCGTCVRVCPRDNISLDKEQVNSKPIHGDTCEFCLSCINLCPKKAIKLKSEKNPDSRFKNEHVTLKEIIESNS; encoded by the coding sequence ATGAAAATATTTTATTTTACGGGCACTGGAAACAGTTTATATGTTGCTAAAAGATTTGAAGGAGAGCTCTATTCCATACCAAAGGTTCTAAGAAGCAATGAATTGCGGTATAAAGATGAGAAAATCGGCATCATATTCCCCTGTTACGGATTAGCTGCTCCGAAAATCGTACGTGAATTTGTAGAGAAGGTGACCCTGGAAAGTCCGTATATCTTTGCTATTTTAACATACGGCAATATGATATCAAATGGGGTTGGCTGGTTTGCAAACTACGCAAAAAAGCATGGCATCTCTATAAACTATGCAAACAGCCTTTTGATGGTTGATAATTATCTGCCGATTTTTGACGTTGAAGAACAGAAAAAAAAGCAGAAGAACATAGAAGAAAATTTGAGCGTCTTACTAAAGGATATTTCTGAAAGTAAGGAATACATCAATAAAGGTTCAGTATTAGACGCCATTTTAACGAGTGGATTTCAACAAGTGACAAAGATCCTTCCCGAGTATAATTCACCAAAAAAATTCTCAATTAATGATGACTGCAGTAATTGCGGGACATGTGTCAGGGTGTGTCCGCGGGATAATATTTCACTTGACAAAGAGCAGGTAAACAGTAAACCAATTCATGGAGATACGTGTGAATTTTGTCTTTCCTGTATCAATCTCTGTCCGAAAAAAGCAATTAAACTAAAATCCGAGAAGAATCCGGATTCCCGGTTTAAAAATGAACATGTGACTCTAAAAGAAATAATAGAGTCTAATAGCTGA
- a CDS encoding SPL family radical SAM protein: MHYVKSKGILSANNGMNLYRGCSHGCIYCDSRSRCYHIDHAFEDIEVKENAIELLSETLRRKRKKCMIGTGSMTDPYIPLEMELEHTRKALSLIEQYGFGCTLITKSNRVLRDIDLLKKINDKTKCVVQMTLTTFDEDLCRKIEPNVSTTRERFEVLKQLRDAGIPTVVWLCPILPFINDTKENIEGILDYCREAKVYGVLCFGMGLTLREGNREYFYQQLDKHFPHLKEKYMEKYGESYGIESPKSSELMKVFHETCEQNGIVHDNDRIFAYLNTFEEKHRDKQMSLFE, from the coding sequence ATGCACTATGTAAAATCCAAAGGGATCTTATCGGCCAATAACGGGATGAACCTCTACCGCGGGTGTTCCCACGGATGTATCTATTGTGATTCGAGAAGCAGGTGCTACCATATCGACCACGCGTTTGAAGACATCGAAGTCAAGGAAAATGCCATCGAATTACTAAGCGAAACCCTTCGACGCAAGCGGAAAAAATGCATGATAGGCACCGGATCCATGACGGATCCCTATATTCCGCTCGAGATGGAGCTTGAACATACGAGAAAAGCCCTGTCTTTGATAGAGCAATACGGCTTTGGATGTACGCTTATAACAAAATCGAACCGCGTTTTGCGGGATATTGACCTCCTGAAAAAAATAAACGACAAAACGAAATGCGTCGTCCAGATGACGCTGACCACATTCGATGAGGATCTCTGCAGAAAGATCGAGCCGAACGTAAGCACAACAAGGGAACGCTTCGAAGTCCTGAAGCAGCTGCGGGATGCAGGCATCCCAACGGTCGTATGGCTTTGCCCGATCCTGCCGTTTATCAATGATACGAAAGAGAACATTGAAGGGATTTTGGATTACTGCAGAGAAGCAAAAGTCTACGGCGTTCTCTGTTTTGGCATGGGACTGACGCTTCGCGAAGGAAACCGGGAATACTTTTACCAGCAGCTGGATAAACATTTTCCGCACCTGAAAGAGAAGTACATGGAGAAGTACGGGGAAAGTTACGGAATAGAGAGTCCAAAAAGCTCGGAACTCATGAAAGTATTTCATGAAACATGCGAACAAAACGGCATCGTGCACGACAACGACCGGATATTCGCATATCTGAACACGTTTGAAGAAAAACACCGCGACAAACAGATGAGCCTGTTCGAATAA
- a CDS encoding ATP-dependent DNA ligase: MQFVEFAEICNTIEGTSSRLATADILAEKFPLLTEEELPVFVRFMRGRLFPDWSSEKLGFGPNLLYDALAYVIGKKRSYVVSAINNAGDIGKVVESLIEKREQTMFFSEELDLLDVNARFLQMAKSSGRRSQQERLRSAQYLLSNATPLEGRYLARLMLEEMRIGVGEGVVKDAVSKAFGVPSDIVEHAHQALNDLGEVAFLAKTDPSRLSNVHITAFRPVKMMLAQQGSITSMVETHGTLAAENKYDGSRFQFHKSGGKCAIYSRRLEEMTASLPDVVKMLDKATDHDVIIDGEVIAIMNGKPMPFQTILRRIRRKHDVGDAQEAITLLPWVFDILAADGETLIDLPFRERRKILESVMNAYVAPQLVSDSAEEIEAYYHSSLDNGNEGIMLKVLDSPYLPGNRGKLWIKIKPEVDTIDLVVTAAEWGEGKRAKMFGSFLLACQDENGDLLEISRVATGIDDSMLSTLYDLFKDKIIAEKGKTVTFEPDVVFEVGYAELQKSTNYEAGYALRFPRFVRLRDDKDVSEIETLESLTRRYSLQNKEE; this comes from the coding sequence ATGCAGTTTGTCGAGTTTGCAGAGATATGTAATACGATCGAGGGAACATCCTCGCGTCTTGCGACGGCCGATATTCTGGCCGAAAAATTTCCTCTACTCACCGAAGAGGAACTGCCCGTCTTCGTCAGATTCATGCGGGGAAGACTCTTTCCCGACTGGTCGTCCGAGAAGCTCGGGTTCGGCCCGAATCTTTTGTATGATGCCCTTGCCTACGTCATCGGTAAAAAGCGGAGTTATGTGGTCTCGGCGATCAACAACGCAGGTGATATCGGTAAAGTCGTCGAGAGTCTTATCGAAAAACGGGAGCAGACGATGTTTTTCTCGGAAGAACTGGATCTTCTGGATGTGAACGCCCGGTTTCTGCAGATGGCAAAATCCTCGGGAAGACGATCTCAGCAGGAGCGGCTGAGATCCGCCCAGTATCTTCTTTCGAACGCAACGCCGCTTGAGGGGAGATACCTTGCCCGTCTCATGCTCGAAGAGATGCGGATCGGTGTTGGAGAAGGCGTCGTAAAAGACGCGGTCTCAAAAGCGTTCGGCGTTCCGTCAGACATTGTCGAACACGCTCATCAGGCTCTCAACGACCTCGGAGAGGTGGCGTTCCTCGCAAAAACCGACCCCTCCCGGCTTTCCAATGTTCATATCACCGCGTTTCGCCCGGTAAAAATGATGCTTGCCCAGCAGGGCTCCATCACCTCGATGGTCGAAACGCATGGAACACTCGCTGCGGAAAACAAATACGACGGCAGCAGATTCCAGTTCCATAAATCCGGCGGGAAGTGTGCGATCTACTCCAGGCGTCTTGAAGAGATGACGGCGTCACTTCCCGATGTTGTTAAGATGCTGGATAAGGCGACCGATCATGACGTCATCATCGACGGCGAGGTGATCGCGATCATGAATGGAAAACCCATGCCTTTCCAGACAATCCTTCGGCGGATCCGCAGGAAGCATGATGTCGGGGATGCGCAGGAGGCAATCACCCTTCTTCCCTGGGTGTTCGATATCCTTGCTGCCGACGGAGAGACCCTGATCGATCTGCCCTTTAGGGAGCGGCGCAAGATCCTTGAATCCGTCATGAATGCGTATGTCGCACCGCAGCTCGTCAGCGACTCCGCAGAAGAGATCGAAGCGTATTACCACTCCTCGCTCGACAATGGGAATGAAGGGATCATGCTCAAAGTGCTCGACTCGCCGTATCTTCCGGGAAATCGTGGCAAGCTCTGGATCAAGATCAAGCCCGAGGTCGATACGATCGACCTGGTGGTGACGGCGGCCGAGTGGGGCGAAGGAAAACGTGCGAAGATGTTCGGCTCGTTCCTTCTTGCCTGTCAGGATGAGAACGGCGACCTTCTGGAGATCTCGCGGGTGGCGACCGGTATCGACGACTCTATGCTTTCGACCCTGTATGATCTTTTCAAAGACAAGATCATTGCCGAAAAGGGAAAGACCGTGACCTTCGAACCGGATGTGGTCTTTGAGGTGGGGTATGCGGAACTGCAGAAAAGTACGAATTACGAGGCCGGGTATGCTCTCCGGTTCCCGCGTTTTGTCAGGCTTAGGGACGACAAGGATGTCTCGGAGATCGAGACGCTGGAAAGCCTGACCCGCCGGTATTCTCTGCAGAATAAGGAAGAGTAA
- a CDS encoding MBL fold metallo-hydrolase translates to MDCVLLASGSKGNCIYVGNDTDSIVIDAGLGYLMRTLQSMRLNTDNLRGLCITHEHSDHVRSAKAFVKAAHVPVFGSGGTLDALRYGNIIPATAERVICREHVPVQAGGLKITTFRAYHDAAEPTGFVIDDGDSRIGICLDTHEVSDTMKTILSACDAVVLESNYCSEAMKSDQFPECEVCRACGAECQGNRCVLRVYPRYLKDRIRNDGHLSNENSSACIAELSKDVGIIALAHLSENYNRPNIAREMALAAAGESGTEIYVSDQLADYRERRLVRFEV, encoded by the coding sequence ATGGATTGCGTCCTTCTTGCGAGCGGGAGTAAAGGAAACTGTATCTATGTTGGAAACGACACCGATTCGATCGTAATCGATGCGGGGCTGGGATATCTTATGCGGACACTGCAGAGTATGCGCCTGAATACCGATAATCTTCGCGGGCTCTGCATTACTCATGAACATTCGGATCATGTCAGATCAGCGAAAGCTTTTGTAAAAGCCGCACATGTTCCGGTTTTTGGATCCGGCGGCACGCTTGACGCACTCAGATATGGAAATATCATTCCGGCAACCGCGGAACGCGTCATCTGCCGCGAACATGTCCCGGTTCAGGCAGGCGGTCTGAAGATCACGACGTTTCGGGCATATCATGATGCGGCCGAGCCGACGGGGTTTGTTATCGACGACGGAGATTCCCGGATCGGGATCTGTCTCGACACCCACGAGGTCTCGGATACCATGAAAACGATCCTTTCCGCCTGCGATGCCGTCGTTTTGGAAAGCAACTACTGCTCCGAAGCGATGAAAAGCGATCAGTTCCCGGAATGCGAAGTCTGCCGGGCGTGCGGAGCGGAATGTCAGGGAAACAGGTGCGTTCTCAGGGTTTACCCGCGGTACCTGAAAGACCGTATCAGAAACGACGGGCACCTCTCGAACGAAAATTCCTCGGCATGCATCGCCGAGCTTTCGAAGGACGTCGGGATCATCGCTCTTGCGCATCTTTCGGAAAATTACAACCGTCCGAACATTGCCCGCGAGATGGCTTTGGCTGCGGCGGGCGAGAGCGGAACGGAAATTTACGTCAGTGATCAGCTTGCGGATTACCGGGAACGCCGCCTTGTCCGGTTCGAGGTGTAA